Sequence from the Ornithinimicrobium humiphilum genome:
TGCGGCGGGCCGGTCCGGCCGGGGGTGGTGTGGTTCGGCGAGGCGCTGCCGGAGGACGACTTCGACGCCGCCGCGGAGGCCGCCCGCTCCGCCGACCTCGTGCTCGTCGTCGGCACCTCGGGGCTGGTCTACCCGGCCGCGACGCTGCCCCATCTCGCGGGCGCCCGCGGCGTGCCCGTCGTGGAGATCAACCCGCGCGAGAGCGGCATCACCGAGGCCGCCGACGAGGTCTGGCGTGCGCCCGCCGGCGAGGCGCTGCCCGCCCTCGTGTCGGTCGTCGAGCGGGCCCGCGCGAGCGGCTGACCGGACGGGGCGAGGTCATGACCACGGCGCGGGAGAGGGTCGAGGCGGCGATGCGCGCGACGCCGCGCACGGCATACCTGCCGGAGTCGGTCGCGCACCTCGCCGCCGTGGACCGGCCGGTCGAGCTCGGGCACGGCTCCACCTGCTCCCAGCCGACCACCGTGCGGATCATGCTCGAGCTGCTCGACGCGCAGGAGGGCCAGCGGGTGCTCGACGTCGGCAGCGGCTCGGGCTGGACCACCGCCATCCTCGCCCGGCTGGTCGGGCCGACCGGGAGCGTCCTGGGCGTCGAGCTGGTCGAGGACCTCGTCGCCGACGCCTCCCGACGGCTGGAGCGGGACGGGCTGGCCCACGCGGCGGTGCGGGTCGCCGACCCGGACGTCCTGGGAGCGCCGGACGAGGCACCCTTCGACCGCATCCTCGTCTCGGCCATGGCCTCCGAGCTGCCGGCCGAGCTGGTCGACCAGCTCGCTCCGGACGGGCTGATGGTCCTGCCGCTCGGAGGTCGCATGGTGCGGGTCCGGCACGCCGCCGAGGGCCCCGAGGTGGAGACCGAGCCGGGGGCCTACGTCTTCGTGCCCCTGCGGACCGCGCGCCGCCGGGGTCGGTGGTGGCCCCGGCGGCGGGACCGGGAAGACTGAGGGGCGCACCCGGACCACGCCCCCAGGAGGCCGCATGAGCACCGCGCTCCCCACGTATGCCGACGTCGAGGCCGCAGCGGCCGTGCTCGAGGGGGTCGCCCACCGGACGCCGGTGCTGCGCTCGCGGCGGCTCGACGACCTGGCGGGGTGCGAGGTGCACCTCAAGGCCGAGCACCTGCAGCGGGTGGGGGCCTTCAAGTTCCGCGGGGCCTTCACCGCGCTGTCGGCCTTCGACGCCGACCAGCGGCGGGGCGGCGTCGTCGCCTACTCCTCGGGCAACCACGCCCAGGCGGTGGCGCTCGCGGCTCGCGAGCTGGGGATCCCGGCGGTCATCGTCATGCCGCACGACGCGCCCGAGCTCAAGGTCGCGGCGACGCAGGGCTACGGCGCCGAGGTCGTGCGCTACGACCGTTACACGGAGGACCGTGAGGCCATCGGCGCGGCCCTCGCGCAGGAGCGGGGTATGACGGTGGTGCCGCCCTACGACCACCCCCACGTCATCGCGGGGCAGGGGACGGCGGTCAAGGAGCTGCTCGAGGACTGCGGCCCGATGGACGTGGTCGTCACCCCGCTCGGCGGGGGCGGCCTGCTCTCGGGCAGCATCCTCGCGGCCGGGGCGCTGGCCCCCGAGGCCCGGGTCTACGGCGTCGAGCCGGAGGCCGGCGACGACGCCCGTCGCTCGCTGGCGGAGGGCCGGATCGTCTCCATCGAGACCCCGCGGACCATCGCCGACGGCGCGCAGACCCTGCACCTGGGCGAGCTGACCTTCCCGATCCTGCGCGACGGCGTGACCGGGATCGTCACCGCCGGCGACGAGCAGCTGGTCGAGGCGATGGCTGTCGTCGCCTCGACGCTCAAGCAGGTCGTCGAGCCGACGTCCGTGCTCGGGCTGGCCGCCCTGCTCTCCGGCGCGATCCCCGACGTCGCCGGTCGCCGCGTGGGCGTCGTGCTGTCGGGCGGCAACGTCGACCTCGCGCGCTTCGCCTCCCTCGTCGGCTGACGGGGACACGGCCTGGGCGGCGGCCTTGCTGCGTCGCGGTGGCGGGTCTCGGCGGGTCGTGGCACGGCATACCCCGCAGGCGCGGATTGGCACGGCGGCCCCCGGGGCCGTCAGGATGGGCCCATGACCTACGAGATCGCCCTCTACCCCCGACGGCCCGGCCAGGACTGGGCCGAGGTGGTCGCCGCCGACGAGCTGGACGGCCCGCCCATGGACGCCGCGGCGCTGGAGGCCGGTGTCGCGACCTTCCGCCGGATCGAGGCGCGGCTGCGCGAGGTGCTGACCGAGCCCGTCGAGGTCTGGGTCGCCGAGGAGACCGACGGCGACGTCGTGGGCGAGCTGACCGCGACCGAGAGCGGTCTGCAGGTCGAGCTCTACGACCGGTCCGCGTCGGTGTCCTTCCCGACCGAGGAGACGGCCGGCCGCGCCCGGGTGCACGACCTCGCCCGCCGCGCCGTGCGCGCGGTCGCGATGGAGACGGGCTACGAGGCCTACGACCCGCAGACGGGGCGGGGCTACGACGGGCTCTTCGACGACGGCTCGGACGACCTCGTGGACGACGCCCCCGCGGCCGGTGTCCCGGCGACGCCCGCCGGCCCGGTCGACCCGCTGAACGACCCGCGCGTCGACCCCCGGATGCTGCGCCGCCGCGCGGTCCTCTACCTGGTCATCGGCGCCGCGCTGCTGGTCTTCTCGCTGCTGCGCGTCTACGCGGGTGACACCAGCTGGCTGACCTGGCTCTTCCTCGGCTTCGCCGGCTTCAACCTGCTGGCCGGCTGGATGATGCGCAACCTCGCGATCCAGACCGAGCAGAAGCGCGCGGCCGACGCGGAGGGCGAGGGCGAGGCTCCGACCGGGGGGATCACCAACCTCTGACGGACCCGCCGACTCGGACCCGGCGAGTGCCCCGGTTGCATCGGCCGATCCGCGAGATCGCCGACGTAGGTGGGGCACTCGCATGCCTGCGGCGGCGCCTACATATAACAGATGTAACAAACCATCTGAAATGTAACAGGTGTAACGTCGCTCCAGGTCCGTCGGTGGTCGTCCCTAGCGTGGACCCCTTCCCCACCGACCGAGACCGACCGAGAGGAGGACTGCCATGGTGAGCGGTGCCAACCCCTTCCGCCCCAGCTTCGGGGTGTCCCCGCGCGTGCTCGCCGGGCGTGAGGACCTGCTCTCGGACTTCGACGTCGCCCTCGACGAGGGGCCCGGCTCGCCGCTGCGCTCGCTGCTCGTCAGCGGAGCCCGGGGGATGGGCAAGACGGTCGTCCTCAACGAGCTCGAGGACATCGCCCGCACCCGCGGCTGGCTCGTGGTCCGGCTGCCCGAGGGCGACGACCTGCTCGGCGAGCTGGAGAGCTCCACGATCCCCGCCCTGCTCGCCGAGCACGACGCCACGGCCGTCCGCCGACGCGTGACCGGTGGCGGCATCGGCCCGGTCGGCAGCATCACGACCGAGGTCGACGACCGTTATCCCGTGCGGCACTCGCTCGCCCAGCTGCTCGGTCGCCTGCTCGACCTGCTCGCCGAGCACGAGACCGGTCTGCTCTTCACGCTCGACGAGGTCCAGGCGGCCAGGCCCGACGTCGTCGGCCGGTTCGCCGCGACCTACCAGCACCTGGTCCGCGACGACCGCGAGGTGGCCTTCGCCGCCGCGGGCCTGCCGACCGGCATCGACAGCCTGCTGCGCCAGGCCGGCACCACCTTCCTGCGCCGGGCCGAGCGCATCCACCTCGCGACGCTCACCGACGACGACGTCCGCACCGCCGCGCGGGCCACCGTCGTGGACGCCGGTCGCACCATCGGGGAGCCCGCCCTCGACCGCTACGTCGAGGTCGTCCACGGCTATCCCTACCTGCTGCAGCTCGTCGGCTACCACGCGTGGCGGGTCGACCCGCAGCGGGAGGAGATCACCGCCGACGACGTGGAGCGCACGCTGCCGCTGGTGATCGAGCGCATGGGCCGCCTCGTCCACGCCCCCGCGATCGGTCCGCTCCCGGAGGGCCAGCGCCGCTACCTGCGGGCCATGGCGGTCGACGACGGTCCGGCCTCGACGCGCACGGTCGCCGAGCGGATGGGCGTGCCCATGCAGCAGCAGAACGTCTACCGCGCCCGCCTCATCGACCGCGAACTCGTCCAGCCCGCGGGCCACGGCTACGTCGACTTCACCCTTCCCTACCTGCGCGAGCACCTCCGTGCCCGAGGCTGAGCGCTCCACCGCCGCGACCGCCACGAGGCCACCGATCCCGCGCGAGATCTGGATCCTCGTCGGTGCGGCCTTCGTCATCGCCGTCGGCTTCGGGATCGTCTCGCCGGTGCTGCCCGCCTACGCCCGGTCCTTCGACGTCGGCGTCGCCGCGGCCTCCGTCATCGTCTCGGCCTTCGCCTTCTTCCGGCTCGTCTTCGCCCCGGCCGGCGGGTTGCTCGTCTCCCGTCTGGGCGAGCGACCGGTCTACCTCACCGGCCTGCTCGTCGTCGCGGCGTCGTCCTTCGCCACCGCCTTCGCCCAGTCCTACGGCCAGCTGCTGCTCTTCCGCGGTCTCGGCGGCGTGGGCTCGACGATGTTCACGATCTCGGCCATGGCGTTGCTCGTGCGCCTCGCCCCGCCGCAGGCCCGCGGCCGTGTCTCCTCCGCCTACGGCTCCTCCTTCCTCATCGGTGGCATGGTCGGTCCGCTGCTGGGCGGGCTGCTCGCCGGGTGGGGGCTGCGCGCCCCGTTCGTCGTGTATGGCGTCGCTCTGCTCCTCGCGGCCGCGGTGGTGGCCGTGGGTCTGGGCGGGGCACGGCTGCGCCCCGCGCCCGACGCCGCCGACCGTCCCGTGATGCGGCTGGCCGAGGCCTGGGCGTCGCCGGTCTACCGGGCCGTCCTCTGCGCGGCGGTCGCCAACGGCTGGGCCAACTTCGGCGTGCGGATGGCGGTGCTGCCATTGCTCGCGATCGCCGTGCTCGACCGGCCCTGGGTGGCCGGGGCGGTGCTGGCCGTGGGGGCCGTCGGGACGGCGGCGACCCTGCAGTTCTCCGGGCGGCTCGCCGACCGGGTCGGGCGGCGGCCGCTCGTGCTGACCGGGCTGCTCGTCATCGGCGTCTCCATGGGCGTGCTCGGGCTGACCACCACGCTGGGCACGACCACCGGTCTCGTCGCGCTTCTCGCCCTCTCGCTCGTCTCCGGCGTCGGGGCGGGGCTGGTCAACCCGGCGCAGCAGGCCGCGGTGGCCGACGTCGTCGGGTCCGACCGCAACGGCGGCCCGGTGCTCTCGGCCTTCCAGATGGCCCAGGACGGCGGGGCGATCGTCGGCCCCGTGCTCATCGGCCTCGTGGCCGACCGCGCCGGCTTCCCCACGGCCTTCCTCGTCACCGGCCTGGTCTGCGTCCTCGGGGCGTTGCCCTGGCTGCGGGCACCGGAGCCGCTGACGCCGCCGGGCCCAGCGCGGCTCAGCGACCGGTGAGCGCCCGCCAGTCCTGCTCGAGGATGCCCATGACGTGCGCGTCGATCCACTCGCCGTCGAAGAGCAGCGCCTCTCGCTGCGTGCCCTCGTGCACGAAGCCGACCTTCTCGTAGACCCGTCGCGCCCGGGGGTTGAAGTCGTAGACCTCCAGCTGCACCCGGTGCAGCCCCAGCCCGTCGAAGGCGTGCCCGACGGCCAGCCGGGTCGCCTCGGTGCCCAGCCCACGGTCACGCGCCCCGCTGAGCCAGACGCGGAAGCCGCACGACCGATTTTCGGGGTCGTGGTCCAGCAGCAGGGCCTCGCCGACGACGGTGCCGCTCGACCGCTCGACCACGACCCAGACGACGCGGTCGTCGGCGCGGGCCCAGCGTTCGTAGATCTCCTCCAGCTCCTCCACCGTCCACGGCACGGCCGTCAGCTCCTCCGTGGCGTGCACCGAACCGGTCAGCCGGGAGACCTCGGGGTCGCCGAGCAGCTCGTGCAGGCGCGGGGCGTCCGCCCGTCCGGCAGGACGCAGGACGACGAGGTCGCCGGTCAACGTGGGCGTCGTCGTGAAGTCCGTCATGGCCCCATCCTCACCGGCCCGTCAACCGGCTTTCGACGGCCGGACCCGTCCACCCGGCACCGCGCGCCCCGGCGCCCCGTGGGCCCGCCACTGTCTACCCTTGGTCACGTGAGCACCGAGCCCCTCCACACCGGCAGCGAGCACCTCCTCATCCTGCCCGACCGCGAGATCGCGGAGGAGATCGCCGAGGAGCTGCGCGAGGAGGGTTTCGAGCACGTGCGCGTGCTGCGCGAGGCGGCCCGGACCGAGGAGGACGACGAGGACGCCGAGTGGGCGGTCCACGTCGTCGACACGCGGCTTCCGGACCTCGCCGGTGACGCCGCCTACGAGGGCCTGCGCCGCCGCTTCGCCGCCCTCGCCCGCGAGCACGACGGCTGGTACGACCAGCCCGGTGACGTCCCGGCCCCCTGACCGGCACGGCGCGGCACACCCCCCACCCACGGCCCGGAGGGCGTATGAAGCAGGTCGAGACCGAGCTCAAGTTCGCCCTGGGCAGGCAGGACCCGCTGCCTTCTCCGGGCGACCTGGCCCGCACCGGGCCGGTGCGCGCGCACGCGTTGCGGGCGGTCTACCTGGACACCCGGGATCTGCTCCTGGTGCGCCACCGGATCACGCTCCGGCGGCGCGAGGGCGGCACGGACGCCGGCTGGCACCTCAAACTGCCGCGGCCGGACGGCTCCCGGCTGGAGGTCCACGCGCCGCTGGTCGACGGGCCCGGCCGCACCCGGGTGCCCGCGGAGCTGGTCGCCGAGCTGCGGTCCGCGCTGGGCCACGCCTGGCCCGAGGGCGTCCTTGGCGTCCTGCTGCCCGTCGCGGTGCTGCGGACGGTCCGGCTCCAGCTCGACCTGACCGACCCCGAGGACCCGGGACACGTCCTCGCCGAGATGTGCGACGACGCCGTCACGGCGCTGCCCGGGGGCGAGAGCTGGCGCGAGCTGGAGGTCGAGCTCGTGGACGGCGACGTCGCCTTCCTCGACGCGGTCGCCGAGGTCTTCGCCCGTCAGGGGGTGCGGCCGGCGACGAGCCCCTCCAAGCTGGCCCGGGCGCTCGGTGACCGGCCCGAGCGGGCCGCCCGCGGCGAGGCCCCGTCGCCCGAAGGGCCCGCCGCCGACGTGGTCCACACCTACCTGGCCGAGCAGGTGGCGGGGATCCTCGGCCGCGAGGACGACCTGCGCGCCGACGCCCCCGACGCGGTGCACAAGGCCCGGGTGGCCACCCGCCGCCTGCGCAGCGCCCTGCGCACCTTCCGTCGTCTGCTGCACCGCGACGTGACCGACCCCCTCCGGGAGGAGGTGCGGTGGTTCGCCGGGGCGCTGGGCGCGCCCAGGGACGCCGAGGTCGTGCGCGACCGCATCCTCACCGCCCTCGAGGCGCAGGACGAGGTCGTCGGCCCGGTCCGCGAGCGCGTGCGGACCAGCCTGGACGAGCGGCACACCCGGGCCCGTGCCGAGCTGGTCGGGGTGCTCGACTCGGAGCGCTACCGCGAGCTCGCCGACCGCCTCGTCGAGCTGCTCGCCGAACCGCCCTGGCGCGGGCGGGCGCACCGCCCGGCGGACGCCGTCCTGCCGACCCAGGTGGCGAGGGCCGTCGACCGGGCCAGCGCGACCGCGGCCCTCGCGAGCGCATCGACGGGGGCCGAGCAGCTGCACCAGCTGCACGAGGCGCGCAAGCGTGCCAAGGCCGTCCGCTACGCCTACGAGGCCCTGGCACCGTCCTTCGGCGCCCGCGCCGCCGAGGCCGCCGCCCGCTGGGAGCGGGTCACCGAGGAGCTGGGCCAGGTGCAGGACTCGGTCGTGGCGGAGGCCGAGCTCACGTCGCTGGCCCGCGCGGCGGAGGAGGCGGGGGAGCCGACCTTCACCTACGGGGTGCTCGTCGGCCGCGAGACCGCCACCCGGTCGGGGGAACGCATCGCCGGTGGTCTGCACGCGCTCGCCGAGGCGCTGGACGCGGACGTGCCGCTCGGCTGAACGCCCGCGGGAGCGTCGTCCGTGAGCGGACCGCGGACGGTCTCAGGCGTCCAGCGCCCGCTCGAAGGCCGTCAGCACGTCGGCGCCGAAGAGCACGAAGCGCACCTCCTCGACCGACGTGAGCGTCCCGTCGAGCCCGCGCACCGTCGCGACGGCCACGTCCGCGACCTCCTCGCGGTCCCAGCCGTAGACGCCCGCGCTCACCGCCGGCAGCGCCACCGACCGAGCCCCCAGCTCGTCGGCCACCTGCAGGCTCCGCCGGAAGCACGAGGCGAGCAGCTGCGGGTCTCGCTGGCCGCGGCGCCTGTCGGGTCCGACCGTGTGCACCACCCATCGGGCCGGCAGGCGCCCGGCGGCGGTCGCCACGGCCTCACCCGTGGGCAGACCCTCCGGCCACGACGTCTCGCGCAGCCTCCGGCACTCGGCCAGCAGCTCGGGTCCCGCCGCGCGGTGGATGGCTCCGTCGACCCCGCCGCCGCCCAGCAGGGAGGAGTTGGCGGCGTTGACGACCGCGTCGACCTGCTGGGTGGTGATGTCGCCCCGGACGCAGCTGATCTCCATACCGCTCAGCCTCGCACCTGGCTGGGATCGCGCGCGGCGATCCGGCTCAGCGGTGGACGAAGGGCAGGTCGGGGATCTCCAGCAGGCTCTGCACGACGCCGGGCGAGCTCCCGCGCGGGATCGACGCGGTCACCACGGTCACCGGGCCGTCGGCCACGACCTCGGTGGGGGTCAGCAGGTCCTCCAGGGACTGGCCCATGAAGAGGGTGCGGGCCTCGGCGAACTGCCGCTCCAGCGGGGCGACAGCGGCCTCGGCGGCAGCGTCGTCGTCGAAGACGTAGGCGAGGGTGATCTCCGCCGTCCCGGCGTCGTCGAGGCCCCAGCCCACGCCGACGGCCGAGAAGGGGTCGGCGGGCACCAGGTCGACCAGTCCCTCGACGTCCGCGTCGACGACGACCGAGCCGGCCACGGCCGTCTCCAGGTCCAGGAAGGTCCCCGTGAACAGCATCGCCGACAGCACGTCGGCGTCGTCGAGCGCGCGGGCCGCCGCGGCGAGCGGCTCGTCGTCGGCGAGCGTCTCCTCCTGCCCGGCGAGCCAGTCCTGGGCTGCGGCCGGGGTCGTGGTCACGGCGATGCGCCCCTCCTCGCGCGCCTGGTGCAGCGGCACCCCGCTGGGTCGCGCGTCGGAGGTGTCGTCGACGTTCACCTGCAGGTCCTCACCGCTCCCGACCGACCGCACGCCCTCGGTGCGCTCGTCCCCGGCGGGGGCGGAGTCGGCGAAGTCGCCCGCGACCACCGCGAAGGATCCCGGCCCCGAGCGCACCTCGACCACCGAGTCGACGTCGAGCAGCGACCAGCCGAGCTCCTCGGCGAACCCCTCGTGCCGTCTCAGGTGGTTGACGTTGAAGACCGGCGCCATCGGGACGAAGACCTGCCCACCGCCGGGCTCGACGCCGAAGCCCTCGAGCGTCCCGATCCAGTCCACGAGCGCGTCCTCCTCCACGGAGGTCGGGCGCTCGAGCTCGGCCGCCTCGGTCGCGGCCGTCAGGTCGGCGGTGTAGATCCGCACCTCGCCGTCGTCGGCCATCGACGCGGGCAGCTCGCCCAGGGCCCCGAGGACCGAGTAGTCCTCACCGCTCGCGAGGCCGCCGCCCCCGTCCCCGCCGCACGCCGCCGTCAGCGCCGACACCGCAGCCAGCGCACCCCAGACCCGAGCTCGCACCGCATCCCCTCCCGTCGTCCGCGGGGACGGCAGCGCGCCCCCCCGTGTGCCTCCAGCATCCTAGGTCAGGATCGGGATCGCTGCCGAACCGCGCCGCACTGGGGCACAATCGCAGCGACCGCGCCGGTCCCGGCGCCGCACCGACCGTGACGAGGGGGTATGCCGTGACGCTCGCCTTCGTCGTCGCGCTGCTCGCGGGCCTGTCGACGGTCGTGGGCGGCTGGCTCGGCACGCAGCGGCAGCTGCTGCGCCGCGACGCGCTCGCGGCCTCGCTGGCCTTCGCGGCCGGCCTGATGATCACGATCTCGGTCGTCGAGATCGCGCCCGTCGCCGTGCGCTCGCTCGCGGAGGTCGTCGGCCAGCGCGGCGCGCTGGTCTGGGTCGGGGGAGCGCTGCTGCTCGGCGCCCTCGTGGTGCTGGGCATCGACCGGGCCATCCCTCACGACGTGAACCTCGCCGACCTCGAGGGCGAGGACGCGGCGGCGGTGGACGGCCGGCTGCTGCGCAGCGGGATCCTGCTGGCCGGTGTCGTCACCCTCCACAACCTCCCCGAGGGGCTGGCGACCTTCGTCGCCACCCTGCAGCAGCCCACGGGCGGCATCGCGCTGGCGGTCGCGATCGCGATCCACAACGTGCCCGAGGGGCTGGCGGTGGCGGCCCCGATCTACGCCGCGACCGGCAGCCGCGCCCGCGCGCTCGTCTGGGCGACGTTGTCCGGCCTGGCCGAGCCCTTCGGGGCGATCGTCGGCTTCCTGCTGCTGCAGACGCTGCTCCCCGAGGAGTGGGTGGTCCTCTCCCTGGCCCTCGTGGCCGGGATGATGCTCGCCGTCAGCTTCCTGGAGCTGCTGCCGGCCGCCCGCCGCTACGAGACGCACTACAGCCAGTCCCTCGTGGGCTTCTTCCTCGGCGCGGTGGTCATGGCGCTGAGCCTGGTGCTGCTGGCGGCACCGACCTCCTGACGCGACGAGCCCCGGACGTGACGAGGGGCACCGGCCCGACGGCCCGGTGCCCCTCGCCCAGGAGTCGGTGATCAGGCGCCGCAGGGGGCGTTGGTCGCGTAGCTGAGCCTGTCGTAGTCCGACCAGTCGGAGGAGTAGAGGCTGCCGTCGGCGGCGGCCTTGAGCACGGCCATCACCGGACGGGTGAAGAGCTGCTCCAGGTAGCCGTTGCTCTTCTGACCCACGCTGCGCACCTCGTAGAAGATCGCCGCGTCGACGTTCTTCTGCATGCTCGGGCTGAAGCCGTCCGGGGCGGTGCCGCCCAGGATCATGCGGGAGATGACGCCACCGGTGATGTCGATGTACGGGTACTTGGCGACGTGGGTCTGGCCGTAGCCCGAGATGGCGTCGATGCTGACCTCGGACAGCTGACGGGCCAGCTTCCACTGGTCCGCCGACATGCGGCTCGGGTCGACCGAGTGCGCGCCGATCTGGAACTGGTTGAGGTCGTCGGTGCCGGCCACGCGCGGCGCCTGGCCCATGTGGTGCAGGTCGAGCGCGATGCTCGGGGCCTTCTCGACGAAGAGGTGCCAGAACGCCTCGGACTCCGGCTGGGTGAACCGCTCCCAGTCGCGGTTGAGGTCCTGGCGGTTGGGGGTGGTGCTCTGGCGGATGTTGGCCTCGGCGCCGTCCGGGTTGTACATCGGGATGGCGACGATGGTCAGCTCGGAGAGGATCTGCTTGACCGACGGGCTGCCGCTGCTGCCCAGCTCCTGCAGGATCTGCAGGACCGACTCGGTGGAGTGCAGCTCGTTGCCGTGGATGCGGGCCTGCAGCCAGATCACGGTGTCGCCAGTGCCGAGGGTGGCGTAGTAGAGCTCACGACCCTCGCCGGACTTGCCGGCGCTGGCGACCTTGACGCGGCCCTTGCTGTTCTTCTCGATGTTGAGCAGCTGGCGCTCCATGGCCCGGTAGTCCGGGACGCTGGACCGCATGACGGTCTGGTTCTCCTGCAGGCAGGGACCGCCCGGGTTCATGGTCGGCTCGGCGACGGCCGGGGTGGTGGTGATGAGGCCCGCAGCGAGCAGGCTGCCGGCCGCAGCCAGGGCGAGGGGAAGGCGCTTGCGCACGAAAACTACTCCTTCGACGT
This genomic interval carries:
- a CDS encoding O-acetyl-ADP-ribose deacetylase; the protein is MEISCVRGDITTQQVDAVVNAANSSLLGGGGVDGAIHRAAGPELLAECRRLRETSWPEGLPTGEAVATAAGRLPARWVVHTVGPDRRRGQRDPQLLASCFRRSLQVADELGARSVALPAVSAGVYGWDREEVADVAVATVRGLDGTLTSVEEVRFVLFGADVLTAFERALDA
- a CDS encoding GNAT family N-acetyltransferase, which translates into the protein MTDFTTTPTLTGDLVVLRPAGRADAPRLHELLGDPEVSRLTGSVHATEELTAVPWTVEELEEIYERWARADDRVVWVVVERSSGTVVGEALLLDHDPENRSCGFRVWLSGARDRGLGTEATRLAVGHAFDGLGLHRVQLEVYDFNPRARRVYEKVGFVHEGTQREALLFDGEWIDAHVMGILEQDWRALTGR
- a CDS encoding threo-3-hydroxy-L-aspartate ammonia-lyase yields the protein MSTALPTYADVEAAAAVLEGVAHRTPVLRSRRLDDLAGCEVHLKAEHLQRVGAFKFRGAFTALSAFDADQRRGGVVAYSSGNHAQAVALAARELGIPAVIVMPHDAPELKVAATQGYGAEVVRYDRYTEDREAIGAALAQERGMTVVPPYDHPHVIAGQGTAVKELLEDCGPMDVVVTPLGGGGLLSGSILAAGALAPEARVYGVEPEAGDDARRSLAEGRIVSIETPRTIADGAQTLHLGELTFPILRDGVTGIVTAGDEQLVEAMAVVASTLKQVVEPTSVLGLAALLSGAIPDVAGRRVGVVLSGGNVDLARFASLVG
- a CDS encoding M14 family zinc carboxypeptidase, encoding MRKRLPLALAAAGSLLAAGLITTTPAVAEPTMNPGGPCLQENQTVMRSSVPDYRAMERQLLNIEKNSKGRVKVASAGKSGEGRELYYATLGTGDTVIWLQARIHGNELHSTESVLQILQELGSSGSPSVKQILSELTIVAIPMYNPDGAEANIRQSTTPNRQDLNRDWERFTQPESEAFWHLFVEKAPSIALDLHHMGQAPRVAGTDDLNQFQIGAHSVDPSRMSADQWKLARQLSEVSIDAISGYGQTHVAKYPYIDITGGVISRMILGGTAPDGFSPSMQKNVDAAIFYEVRSVGQKSNGYLEQLFTRPVMAVLKAAADGSLYSSDWSDYDRLSYATNAPCGA
- a CDS encoding ribonuclease E inhibitor RraB; amino-acid sequence: MSTEPLHTGSEHLLILPDREIAEEIAEELREEGFEHVRVLREAARTEEDDEDAEWAVHVVDTRLPDLAGDAAYEGLRRRFAALAREHDGWYDQPGDVPAP
- a CDS encoding MFS transporter, with product MPEAERSTAATATRPPIPREIWILVGAAFVIAVGFGIVSPVLPAYARSFDVGVAAASVIVSAFAFFRLVFAPAGGLLVSRLGERPVYLTGLLVVAASSFATAFAQSYGQLLLFRGLGGVGSTMFTISAMALLVRLAPPQARGRVSSAYGSSFLIGGMVGPLLGGLLAGWGLRAPFVVYGVALLLAAAVVAVGLGGARLRPAPDAADRPVMRLAEAWASPVYRAVLCAAVANGWANFGVRMAVLPLLAIAVLDRPWVAGAVLAVGAVGTAATLQFSGRLADRVGRRPLVLTGLLVIGVSMGVLGLTTTLGTTTGLVALLALSLVSGVGAGLVNPAQQAAVADVVGSDRNGGPVLSAFQMAQDGGAIVGPVLIGLVADRAGFPTAFLVTGLVCVLGALPWLRAPEPLTPPGPARLSDR
- a CDS encoding CYTH and CHAD domain-containing protein; this translates as MKQVETELKFALGRQDPLPSPGDLARTGPVRAHALRAVYLDTRDLLLVRHRITLRRREGGTDAGWHLKLPRPDGSRLEVHAPLVDGPGRTRVPAELVAELRSALGHAWPEGVLGVLLPVAVLRTVRLQLDLTDPEDPGHVLAEMCDDAVTALPGGESWRELEVELVDGDVAFLDAVAEVFARQGVRPATSPSKLARALGDRPERAARGEAPSPEGPAADVVHTYLAEQVAGILGREDDLRADAPDAVHKARVATRRLRSALRTFRRLLHRDVTDPLREEVRWFAGALGAPRDAEVVRDRILTALEAQDEVVGPVRERVRTSLDERHTRARAELVGVLDSERYRELADRLVELLAEPPWRGRAHRPADAVLPTQVARAVDRASATAALASASTGAEQLHQLHEARKRAKAVRYAYEALAPSFGARAAEAAARWERVTEELGQVQDSVVAEAELTSLARAAEEAGEPTFTYGVLVGRETATRSGERIAGGLHALAEALDADVPLG
- a CDS encoding protein-L-isoaspartate O-methyltransferase family protein, producing the protein MTTARERVEAAMRATPRTAYLPESVAHLAAVDRPVELGHGSTCSQPTTVRIMLELLDAQEGQRVLDVGSGSGWTTAILARLVGPTGSVLGVELVEDLVADASRRLERDGLAHAAVRVADPDVLGAPDEAPFDRILVSAMASELPAELVDQLAPDGLMVLPLGGRMVRVRHAAEGPEVETEPGAYVFVPLRTARRRGRWWPRRRDRED
- a CDS encoding ATP-binding protein, yielding MVSGANPFRPSFGVSPRVLAGREDLLSDFDVALDEGPGSPLRSLLVSGARGMGKTVVLNELEDIARTRGWLVVRLPEGDDLLGELESSTIPALLAEHDATAVRRRVTGGGIGPVGSITTEVDDRYPVRHSLAQLLGRLLDLLAEHETGLLFTLDEVQAARPDVVGRFAATYQHLVRDDREVAFAAAGLPTGIDSLLRQAGTTFLRRAERIHLATLTDDDVRTAARATVVDAGRTIGEPALDRYVEVVHGYPYLLQLVGYHAWRVDPQREEITADDVERTLPLVIERMGRLVHAPAIGPLPEGQRRYLRAMAVDDGPASTRTVAERMGVPMQQQNVYRARLIDRELVQPAGHGYVDFTLPYLREHLRARG
- the zupT gene encoding zinc transporter ZupT, which produces MTLAFVVALLAGLSTVVGGWLGTQRQLLRRDALAASLAFAAGLMITISVVEIAPVAVRSLAEVVGQRGALVWVGGALLLGALVVLGIDRAIPHDVNLADLEGEDAAAVDGRLLRSGILLAGVVTLHNLPEGLATFVATLQQPTGGIALAVAIAIHNVPEGLAVAAPIYAATGSRARALVWATLSGLAEPFGAIVGFLLLQTLLPEEWVVLSLALVAGMMLAVSFLELLPAARRYETHYSQSLVGFFLGAVVMALSLVLLAAPTS